A section of the Saccharopolyspora gregorii genome encodes:
- a CDS encoding DNA polymerase IV, whose protein sequence is MERVVLHVDLDQFIVAVELLRRPELRGRPVLVGGTGDPTRRGVVAGSSYEARESGVRSGTPLRTAAKRCPGAVFLPLDADAYRAASETYYAALRERSDTVEEAGWDEAYLLLDTDDATRTAAELRTHVHARTGLSCSVGIGDNKLRAKTASGFAKPATGTGVFRLDRFNWAHVMDGLPVDALRGIGRRTTAKLGTHGLRTVGELAAADPSALAETFGPRNGPWLVAIARGYDPTPVDPAPYRPRSYGREITFQEDVTDPERLRAELTRLAALVATDLAEHDLLAGRVVVKVRDSRFRTRSHAHRLAGPTRSAEALAAASHEALTALPRDRPTRLIGTRAELLTSADPVKEGG, encoded by the coding sequence GTGGAGCGGGTGGTGCTGCACGTGGACCTCGACCAGTTCATCGTCGCCGTGGAACTGCTGCGGCGCCCCGAACTGCGCGGCCGTCCCGTCCTCGTCGGCGGCACCGGAGACCCCACCCGCCGCGGCGTCGTCGCCGGATCCTCCTACGAAGCACGGGAATCCGGCGTCCGATCCGGCACCCCGCTGCGCACCGCCGCGAAGCGCTGCCCCGGCGCGGTGTTCCTGCCGCTGGACGCCGACGCCTACCGCGCGGCGTCCGAGACCTACTACGCGGCGCTGCGCGAACGCTCCGACACCGTGGAGGAAGCGGGCTGGGACGAGGCGTACCTGCTGCTCGACACCGACGACGCGACCCGCACCGCCGCCGAACTGCGCACCCACGTGCACGCGCGCACCGGGCTGAGCTGCTCGGTGGGCATCGGCGACAACAAGCTCCGCGCCAAGACCGCCTCCGGTTTCGCCAAACCCGCGACCGGAACCGGCGTGTTCCGCCTCGACCGGTTTAACTGGGCGCACGTCATGGACGGCCTGCCCGTCGACGCGCTGCGCGGCATCGGCCGCCGCACCACCGCGAAGCTCGGCACCCACGGCCTGCGCACCGTCGGCGAGCTCGCCGCCGCCGACCCGTCCGCGCTCGCCGAGACCTTCGGCCCCCGCAACGGACCCTGGCTCGTCGCCATCGCCCGCGGCTACGACCCCACCCCGGTCGACCCGGCGCCGTACCGTCCGCGCTCCTACGGTCGCGAGATCACCTTCCAGGAGGACGTCACCGACCCGGAACGGCTGCGCGCCGAACTCACCCGCCTCGCAGCACTGGTCGCCACCGACCTCGCCGAGCACGACCTGCTCGCCGGGCGCGTCGTCGTCAAGGTCCGCGACTCCCGCTTCCGCACCCGCAGCCACGCGCACCGCCTCGCCGGCCCCACCCGTTCCGCGGAAGCCCTCGCCGCGGCCTCCCACGAAGCGCTCACCGCGCTCCCCCGCGATCGCCCCACCCGCCTCATCGGCACCCGCGCAGAGCTCCTGACCAGCGCAGATCCGGTAAAGGAGGGGGGATGA
- a CDS encoding MsnO8 family LLM class oxidoreductase gives MTTPLRFSVLDRSLVLRGRSPAESLRRTVRFATEAERLGYHRFWVAEHHGVPGVAGSAPAVLAAAVAAATSHIRVGTGGVMLPNHRPLVVAEQFGVLESLHPGRIDLGVGRSVGFTAAVREALGHGRESADRFAEQLDELLGHFTGGPEAAVRAMPAAGLRLPVFVLATGAGAEHAAAAGLPLVIAAVRGDDALRSAVRGYREHFRPSPWADRPHVVLSRSVAVAATTERARRLLVPEAWATASSRVHGVFPPLEPAEDVLARDLDRREAAQFERAMRGHVHGTEAEVADQLQSALDDVGADELLVTTSGYDEEGLLDSYRRLSRLMP, from the coding sequence GTGACGACTCCGCTGCGCTTCTCCGTGCTGGACCGCTCGCTCGTGCTCCGCGGACGGAGCCCGGCGGAATCCCTGCGCCGCACCGTCCGGTTCGCGACCGAGGCCGAGCGGCTGGGCTACCACCGGTTCTGGGTGGCCGAGCACCATGGGGTGCCCGGCGTGGCCGGTTCCGCGCCCGCGGTGCTCGCTGCGGCCGTGGCCGCGGCGACCTCGCACATCCGGGTGGGCACCGGTGGGGTGATGTTGCCGAACCACCGGCCGCTGGTCGTCGCCGAGCAGTTCGGCGTGCTCGAATCGCTGCACCCGGGGCGCATCGACCTCGGCGTGGGGCGCTCGGTCGGGTTCACCGCCGCGGTCCGCGAAGCCCTCGGCCACGGCCGCGAGTCCGCGGACCGGTTCGCCGAGCAGCTCGACGAACTGCTCGGCCACTTCACCGGCGGTCCGGAGGCGGCGGTGCGCGCGATGCCCGCGGCCGGGCTGCGCCTGCCGGTGTTCGTGCTGGCCACCGGTGCGGGCGCCGAGCACGCGGCCGCCGCCGGGTTGCCGCTGGTGATCGCGGCGGTGCGCGGGGACGACGCGCTGCGCAGCGCCGTGCGCGGCTACCGGGAGCACTTCCGGCCGTCGCCGTGGGCGGACCGCCCGCACGTGGTGCTGTCCCGCTCCGTCGCGGTCGCGGCCACGACCGAGCGGGCCCGGCGGTTGCTGGTGCCGGAGGCGTGGGCGACGGCGAGCTCCCGCGTGCACGGCGTGTTCCCGCCGCTGGAGCCCGCGGAGGACGTGCTGGCCCGGGACCTGGACCGGCGGGAGGCCGCGCAGTTCGAACGGGCGATGCGCGGTCACGTGCACGGCACCGAGGCGGAGGTCGCCGACCAGCTGCAGTCCGCGCTGGACGACGTGGGGGCGGACGAGCTGCTGGTCACGACGAGCGGCTACGACGAGGAGGGGCTGCTCGACTCGTACCGGCGGTTGTCCCGGCTGATGCCGTGA
- a CDS encoding DUF1707 SHOCT-like domain-containing protein, translated as MSAVTHVDVPAQDGGIRLSDADRAQGMRLLNEQVAAGCLTSEEFADRAIQLEHERTRAELLAPFRDLPQPRPSFDDAVPAERPTALPPAEPARPTPHLRYLITAVVAPCAIVGALTGLESAAAEPSLLLASLVVAGLYLVQLVAGYLSAR; from the coding sequence GTGAGCGCAGTGACCCACGTGGACGTTCCCGCCCAGGACGGCGGCATCCGCCTGTCGGACGCCGACCGGGCGCAGGGCATGCGGCTGCTCAACGAGCAGGTCGCGGCGGGATGCCTCACGTCCGAGGAGTTCGCCGATCGCGCCATCCAGCTGGAACACGAGCGCACCCGCGCCGAACTGCTCGCGCCGTTCCGCGACCTCCCGCAGCCGCGCCCCAGCTTCGACGACGCCGTCCCGGCGGAGCGCCCCACGGCGCTCCCCCCGGCCGAGCCGGCTCGCCCGACCCCGCACCTGCGCTACCTGATCACCGCCGTCGTGGCCCCCTGCGCGATCGTCGGCGCGCTCACGGGACTGGAGTCGGCCGCGGCCGAACCGTCGCTGCTGCTGGCCTCGCTCGTCGTGGCCGGGCTGTACCTCGTGCAGCTCGTCGCCGGGTACCTCTCGGCGCGCTGA
- a CDS encoding multicopper oxidase family protein, with protein MVEISTRPSVAEFRGPTFGLTKFLDPLPVPPVLRPTAHGCDADLTIRAITARARLHGELPETVLWTYDGHFPGPTIEVRRDRMLRVAWTNEITGTMPLTAVRVPQPPAGTPPEELPANRPGYPRNPDGSPADGAAFVDGVAELPAWLVTHLHGADANAGSDGWAHNAVLRGHSQLTEHPNRQAAAALWYHDHAMAVTRWNVHAGLFGAYLLRDDRERALGLPDGEREVPLLICDRNLDTDAAGELTGRLLFKVPAIGTAMIPFTGPFTLVNGMIWPHLEVDAAAYRFRVVNTSNARFYRLNLVGEDGEPANAVVRQIGTDGGLLPRPVPLPADGLVLAPAERADLVVDFGRVRGRLRLTNTAADAALEPDVMQFRVRGGRAQDTSRLPDVLSAGPERIAHLPGEHDQVWVGLVPPGTGGEAHPQLWELRELAAHEVPPLPAAGVVQVTDPRTGRTRTFRQVASLFDDTVSVFIAHDAVVEWNFISFGGPPHPMHVHLVQFRIQARRRFTADFDVALGGTRSPADGFTDVPLEDFERGRKDTTVVGGGEWVSVLARFGASTGQFMYHCHILDHEDEGMMRPFVVHPPEVARFHPHPGSHPHEPYRGA; from the coding sequence ATGGTGGAGATCTCGACGCGGCCGTCGGTGGCCGAATTCCGCGGCCCGACGTTCGGGCTGACGAAGTTCCTGGACCCGCTGCCGGTTCCCCCGGTGCTGCGGCCGACCGCGCACGGCTGCGACGCGGACCTGACGATCCGGGCGATCACCGCCCGCGCCCGGTTGCACGGCGAACTGCCGGAAACGGTGCTGTGGACCTACGACGGGCACTTCCCCGGCCCGACCATCGAGGTGCGGCGGGACCGGATGCTGCGCGTGGCGTGGACCAACGAGATCACCGGGACGATGCCGCTCACCGCCGTGCGGGTGCCGCAGCCACCAGCGGGCACCCCGCCGGAGGAACTGCCCGCGAACCGGCCCGGCTACCCGCGGAATCCGGACGGCAGCCCCGCGGACGGCGCCGCGTTCGTCGACGGCGTCGCCGAGCTGCCCGCCTGGCTGGTGACGCACCTGCACGGCGCCGACGCGAACGCGGGCAGCGACGGGTGGGCGCACAACGCCGTGCTGCGCGGGCACTCCCAGCTCACCGAGCACCCGAACCGGCAGGCCGCCGCGGCGCTCTGGTACCACGACCACGCGATGGCCGTCACGCGCTGGAACGTCCACGCCGGACTGTTCGGCGCGTACCTGCTCCGCGACGACCGGGAGCGGGCGCTGGGGCTGCCGGACGGGGAGCGGGAGGTCCCGCTGCTGATCTGCGACCGGAACCTGGACACCGACGCCGCGGGCGAGCTCACCGGGCGGCTGTTGTTCAAGGTGCCCGCGATCGGTACCGCGATGATTCCGTTCACCGGCCCGTTCACCCTGGTGAACGGGATGATCTGGCCGCACCTGGAGGTCGACGCGGCCGCCTACCGGTTCCGCGTGGTCAACACCTCGAACGCCCGGTTCTACCGGCTGAACCTCGTCGGGGAGGACGGCGAGCCGGCGAACGCGGTGGTGCGCCAGATCGGCACCGACGGCGGGCTGCTTCCCCGGCCGGTCCCGCTGCCCGCGGACGGGCTCGTGCTGGCGCCCGCGGAGCGCGCCGACCTCGTCGTGGACTTCGGGCGGGTGCGCGGGCGGTTGCGGCTGACCAACACCGCCGCCGACGCCGCGCTCGAACCCGACGTCATGCAGTTCCGGGTGCGGGGCGGGCGGGCGCAGGACACCTCGCGGCTGCCCGACGTGCTCTCCGCCGGGCCGGAGCGCATCGCGCACCTGCCCGGCGAGCACGACCAGGTGTGGGTCGGGCTCGTGCCGCCCGGCACCGGCGGCGAGGCGCACCCGCAGCTGTGGGAACTGCGCGAGCTCGCCGCGCACGAGGTGCCACCGCTGCCCGCCGCGGGCGTGGTGCAGGTGACCGATCCGCGGACCGGGCGAACCCGCACCTTCCGGCAGGTCGCGTCGCTGTTCGACGACACGGTCAGCGTCTTCATCGCGCACGACGCCGTCGTCGAGTGGAACTTCATCAGCTTCGGCGGGCCGCCGCACCCGATGCACGTCCACCTGGTGCAGTTCCGGATCCAGGCGCGCCGCCGCTTCACCGCCGACTTCGACGTGGCGCTCGGCGGAACCCGGTCCCCGGCCGACGGGTTCACCGACGTCCCGCTGGAGGACTTCGAGCGCGGGCGCAAGGACACCACCGTCGTCGGCGGTGGGGAGTGGGTCAGCGTGCTGGCGCGGTTCGGTGCGTCCACCGGCCAGTTCATGTACCACTGCCACATCCTCGACCACGAGGACGAGGGCATGATGCGCCCGTTCGTCGTGCACCCGCCCGAAGTCGCCCGCTTCCACCCGCACCCCGGCTCCCATCCCCACGAGCCCTACCGCGGAGCGTGA
- a CDS encoding MFS transporter — translation MAVGHVPGDVADGTAPRNSTRQVVVASLVGTSIEFYDFYVYATAAVLVFPKLFFPAGDPTAATLQSLATFAIAFIARPVGSALFGHFGDRIGRKSTLVASLLTMGISTVVIGLLPGYASIGVAAPLLLALCRFGQGLGLGGEWGGAALLATENAPARKRAFFGTFPQLGAPIGFFVANGLFLLLSETMDDATFLAWGWRVPFLASAILVVVGLWVRLSLHETPAFAKVVESGARAKVPFVQVFRTGLKGLVLGTFIMLATYVLFYLMTVFTLSYGTSEAGLGYSRSEFLVFLLIGVVFFGLTVPVAGLLADKFGRRPTLLIITAAIIAFGLLMGPWFGAGSLPAVLSFLVVGLGLMGLTFGPMGAVLPELFPTAVRYTGASVSYNLASLLGASVAPYIATWLAGSYGVGWVGVYLAAMGALTFIALLLSRETRDAALD, via the coding sequence ATGGCGGTCGGCCACGTTCCCGGCGACGTCGCGGATGGCACCGCGCCGCGCAACTCCACTCGCCAAGTCGTGGTGGCCAGCCTCGTCGGAACCTCGATCGAGTTCTACGACTTCTACGTCTACGCCACCGCCGCCGTGCTGGTGTTCCCCAAGCTGTTCTTCCCCGCGGGCGACCCCACCGCGGCGACGCTGCAGTCGCTGGCCACCTTCGCCATCGCCTTCATCGCCCGCCCGGTCGGCTCCGCGCTGTTCGGGCACTTCGGCGACCGCATCGGCCGCAAGTCCACGCTCGTCGCCTCGCTGCTGACGATGGGCATCTCGACCGTGGTCATCGGCCTGCTGCCCGGCTACGCCTCCATCGGCGTCGCCGCCCCGCTGCTGCTGGCGCTGTGCCGGTTCGGCCAGGGACTCGGGCTCGGCGGCGAGTGGGGTGGTGCCGCGCTGCTGGCCACCGAGAACGCTCCCGCGCGCAAGCGGGCCTTCTTCGGGACCTTCCCGCAGCTGGGCGCCCCCATCGGCTTCTTCGTCGCCAACGGCCTGTTCCTGCTGCTGTCCGAGACGATGGATGACGCCACCTTCCTCGCCTGGGGCTGGCGGGTGCCGTTCCTGGCCTCCGCGATCCTCGTCGTCGTCGGGCTGTGGGTGCGGCTGAGCCTGCACGAGACGCCCGCGTTCGCGAAGGTCGTCGAATCCGGTGCGCGTGCGAAGGTCCCGTTCGTGCAGGTGTTCCGCACCGGGCTGAAGGGCCTGGTGCTGGGCACGTTCATCATGCTGGCGACCTACGTGCTGTTCTACCTGATGACCGTGTTCACCCTGTCCTACGGGACTTCGGAGGCCGGGCTCGGCTACAGCCGTTCCGAGTTCCTGGTGTTCCTGCTGATCGGCGTCGTGTTCTTCGGGTTGACGGTGCCGGTGGCCGGTCTGCTGGCCGACAAGTTCGGCCGCCGCCCCACGCTGCTGATCATCACCGCCGCGATCATCGCGTTCGGACTGCTGATGGGCCCGTGGTTCGGCGCGGGTTCGCTGCCCGCAGTGCTGAGCTTCCTCGTCGTCGGGCTCGGGTTGATGGGCCTGACGTTCGGCCCGATGGGCGCGGTGCTGCCCGAGCTGTTCCCGACCGCGGTGCGGTACACGGGGGCGTCGGTGTCGTACAACCTGGCGAGCCTGCTCGGCGCGTCCGTGGCTCCGTACATCGCGACGTGGCTGGCCGGCTCCTACGGCGTCGGCTGGGTCGGGGTGTACCTGGCGGCGATGGGTGCGCTGACGTTCATCGCGCTGCTGCTGAGCCGGGAGACGCGGGACGCCGCGCTGGACTGA
- a CDS encoding NUDIX domain-containing protein, which translates to MAKRSAGILLHRMRAGSPEVLLVHPGGPFWRNKDSGAWSLPKGEYDSGEEPLAAALREFEEETGFRPDTSALVELGEVRQKGGKVVTAWAAAGDFDVAELRSNEVELPWPPRSGRTATFPEVDRAEWFDPDAAQRKLVAAQAEFVPRLLRALGLD; encoded by the coding sequence ATGGCGAAGCGCAGCGCGGGCATCCTGCTGCACCGGATGCGGGCGGGTTCCCCGGAGGTGCTGCTGGTGCACCCGGGCGGCCCGTTCTGGCGGAACAAGGACTCAGGCGCCTGGTCGCTGCCCAAGGGCGAGTACGACTCCGGCGAGGAACCGCTGGCGGCCGCGCTGCGGGAGTTCGAGGAGGAGACCGGGTTCCGGCCGGACACCAGCGCGCTGGTGGAGCTCGGCGAGGTCCGGCAGAAGGGCGGCAAGGTCGTGACCGCGTGGGCCGCGGCCGGTGACTTCGACGTGGCGGAGCTGCGCAGCAACGAGGTCGAGCTGCCGTGGCCGCCGCGTTCCGGTCGGACCGCGACCTTCCCGGAGGTCGACCGGGCGGAGTGGTTCGACCCGGACGCGGCGCAGCGGAAGCTGGTGGCGGCGCAGGCCGAGTTCGTGCCCCGGCTGCTGCGCGCGCTCGGCCTGGACTGA